From the Desulfovibrio sp. JY genome, one window contains:
- a CDS encoding LacI family transcriptional regulator has product MSADWLALLAAEAARTSIAATGRRLGYSRTSISLALAGKYPGGTDKLAAKVLATLGHRVCPHLGREVTPAECADNGDKMPTSSPAALRLWRACQTCPHRTAPQTNANARPREAGKEQTA; this is encoded by the coding sequence ATGTCCGCTGACTGGCTGGCGCTGCTGGCCGCCGAAGCGGCGCGAACGTCCATTGCGGCCACTGGCCGGCGGCTGGGCTACTCGCGCACCTCCATCAGCCTGGCCCTGGCCGGCAAGTATCCGGGAGGCACGGACAAGCTGGCCGCCAAGGTCCTGGCCACTCTCGGACATCGGGTCTGTCCGCATCTCGGCCGGGAAGTGACGCCGGCCGAATGCGCGGACAACGGCGACAAAATGCCCACGTCCAGCCCGGCGGCCCTGCGCCTGTGGCGGGCCTGCCAGACCTGCCCGCACCGGACAGCCCCCCAAACCAACGCCAACGCCCGGCCCCGGGAGGCCGGAAAGGAGCAAACGGCATGA
- a CDS encoding DUF3164 family protein yields MMTATAIPDGYMEDAKGRLIPTAKVKEVDKLRDELTRNIVATAKGVQTAMRDFRANTLGDIQAFADLSAEKYGARRGGLKGNLSLLSFDGRYKVQVQISEHLAFDERLQAAKALIDECLTEWTQGSPDEIKAIINQAFAVDKEGRVNTGAILGLRRLDIQDTRWTGAMTAIADSLQVVGSKKLLRVYERQDDGAYAPIALDLAAL; encoded by the coding sequence ATGATGACGGCTACGGCAATTCCCGACGGCTACATGGAAGACGCCAAGGGACGGCTTATTCCCACCGCTAAGGTCAAGGAAGTGGACAAGCTGCGCGACGAGCTGACGCGCAACATCGTGGCCACCGCCAAGGGCGTGCAGACGGCCATGCGCGATTTCCGCGCCAACACCCTGGGCGACATCCAGGCCTTCGCCGACCTCTCGGCCGAGAAGTACGGGGCCAGGCGCGGCGGCCTCAAGGGCAATCTTTCGCTTTTGAGCTTCGACGGCCGCTACAAGGTGCAGGTGCAGATCAGCGAACACCTGGCCTTTGACGAGCGCTTGCAGGCGGCCAAGGCGCTTATCGACGAGTGCCTGACCGAATGGACCCAGGGCAGCCCCGACGAGATCAAGGCCATCATCAACCAGGCCTTTGCCGTGGACAAGGAAGGCCGGGTCAACACCGGCGCGATCCTGGGCTTGCGGCGGCTCGACATCCAGGACACGCGCTGGACCGGGGCCATGACGGCCATTGCCGACAGCTTGCAGGTGGTGGGCAGCAAGAAGCTCCTGCGCGTCTACGAACGCCAGGACGACGGTGCCTACGCCCCCATCGCCCTGGACCTGGCGGCGCTGTGA
- a CDS encoding regulatory protein GemA gives MLNYNSHKLRRSMLAKIHIAKKDLGLDDASYRAVLERLTDHESAGDCTVPQLVRVVAYLRTLGWQEPAKKPSRRKPAVPGAAGYIDKMEALLAEAKRPWSYAGGIAKRMFGVEKLEWLTPEQARGVLAALSRDAKRHGRPA, from the coding sequence ATGCTAAATTATAACTCCCACAAGTTGCGCAGGTCAATGCTGGCCAAAATCCATATCGCCAAGAAAGACTTGGGATTGGATGACGCCAGCTATCGCGCCGTCCTGGAACGGCTGACCGACCACGAAAGCGCCGGCGACTGCACCGTGCCGCAGCTGGTGCGGGTGGTCGCCTACCTGCGTACCCTCGGCTGGCAGGAGCCGGCCAAGAAGCCCTCGCGCCGCAAGCCGGCCGTCCCCGGCGCGGCCGGGTATATCGACAAGATGGAAGCCTTGTTGGCCGAGGCCAAGCGGCCCTGGAGCTATGCCGGGGGCATCGCCAAGCGCATGTTCGGCGTGGAAAAGCTGGAATGGCTTACGCCCGAGCAGGCGCGCGGCGTGCTGGCGGCGCTTTCCCGCGACGCCAAGCGCCATGGGAGGCCGGCATGA
- a CDS encoding DNA transposition protein codes for MSERHNLPASVQELVDLIGLPKAMKLVRSLGGTTFPVPKRQTKLGELRYNMLADVVGVDAADALVRHFGGDELYVPRCAAALQAARDAEINEYFVAETSKGRSSAEVVFHLARRYKLSDRRIWLILKTVPVKPDDQFRLV; via the coding sequence ATGAGCGAGCGGCACAACCTTCCGGCGTCCGTGCAGGAGCTTGTGGACCTCATCGGCCTGCCAAAGGCCATGAAGCTGGTGCGGTCCCTGGGCGGCACCACCTTCCCCGTGCCCAAACGGCAAACCAAGCTGGGCGAGCTGCGCTACAACATGCTGGCCGACGTGGTGGGCGTGGACGCGGCGGATGCGCTGGTGCGGCATTTCGGCGGCGACGAGCTGTACGTGCCACGGTGCGCGGCGGCCTTGCAGGCGGCGCGTGATGCCGAGATCAATGAATATTTCGTGGCCGAGACCAGCAAGGGCCGGTCGTCGGCCGAGGTTGTTTTCCATTTGGCCAGACGGTATAAACTTTCCGATAGGCGTATTTGGCTCATTCTCAAGACCGTTCCGGTCAAGCCAGATGACCAATTCCGGTTAGTTTAA
- a CDS encoding putative holin — protein sequence MFHKFHSPRLLACSVAAALLVAALAVVSPVQLPVMLYKLTLVLLAGYVGYWLDRWLFPYARPDGYLAREWRAHDTAFPDDEADYAVVPGYASIFAAALLRRALIVLGVMLAVCLGL from the coding sequence ATGTTCCACAAATTCCATTCCCCGCGTCTGCTCGCCTGTTCCGTGGCGGCCGCGTTGCTGGTGGCGGCGCTGGCCGTTGTGTCGCCGGTGCAGCTGCCGGTCATGCTCTACAAGCTCACCCTGGTCTTGCTCGCCGGCTATGTGGGCTACTGGCTCGACCGCTGGCTGTTCCCCTACGCCAGACCCGACGGATACCTGGCCCGCGAATGGCGCGCCCACGACACCGCTTTCCCCGACGACGAAGCCGATTACGCCGTGGTGCCGGGCTACGCATCCATCTTCGCCGCCGCGCTGCTGCGCCGCGCCTTGATCGTGCTCGGCGTCATGCTGGCCGTGTGCCTGGGGCTGTAG
- a CDS encoding transglycosylase SLT domain-containing protein gives MRRFLADVLGRIPDAWLARAEAASGFVCKHFFTGFLWGAGFAAGALAVLLFTLVAARAETIPANALRHRAELTRCGRYAFGLEAPVATLAAQVHQESRWRENAVSPVGARGLAQFMPSTSKWIAGLVPELAANDPFNPGWALRALATYDKWLWDRVTARDGCQRMGMALSGYNGGLGWVRRDKALAGRNGADGLVWFGQVERYNAGRNAAAWKENRGYPRRILGTLEPLYIRAGWGQGVCHVTAAQ, from the coding sequence ATGCGCCGGTTCCTGGCCGACGTGCTCGGCCGCATCCCCGACGCCTGGCTCGCCCGGGCGGAAGCGGCCTCGGGCTTTGTCTGCAAACACTTTTTCACGGGCTTTCTGTGGGGCGCGGGCTTCGCCGCCGGGGCGTTGGCCGTGCTCCTGTTCACCCTTGTGGCGGCCCGGGCCGAGACCATCCCGGCCAATGCCCTGCGCCACCGGGCCGAGCTGACCCGGTGCGGCCGCTACGCCTTCGGCCTGGAAGCGCCGGTCGCGACGCTCGCCGCGCAGGTGCACCAGGAAAGCCGCTGGCGGGAAAACGCCGTCTCCCCGGTGGGGGCGCGTGGCCTGGCGCAGTTCATGCCGTCCACGTCCAAGTGGATCGCCGGACTTGTGCCCGAGCTGGCCGCCAATGATCCCTTCAACCCCGGCTGGGCGCTTCGCGCCCTGGCCACCTACGACAAGTGGCTGTGGGACCGGGTGACGGCCCGGGACGGCTGCCAGCGCATGGGCATGGCCCTTTCCGGCTACAACGGCGGCCTGGGCTGGGTGCGGCGCGACAAGGCGCTTGCCGGGCGAAACGGTGCGGACGGGCTCGTCTGGTTCGGGCAGGTGGAGCGCTACAACGCTGGCCGCAATGCCGCCGCCTGGAAAGAAAACCGGGGCTATCCCCGCCGCATCCTGGGGACGCTCGAACCGCTCTATATCCGGGCCGGCTGGGGCCAGGGGGTGTGCCATGTCACTGCTGCTCAATAA
- a CDS encoding DUF1804 family protein: MAHGKDKVAAVRAAYVHERLPLEMAAAKAGVSTATAGRWKRAAREAGEDWDKLRAACLLAGDGVEAVARQMLADYVVQHKAMMDAIATGDMPAAAKVDMLASLADSFNKTIAASKRVLPETSELATALAVLDKLGNFIRDRYPQHGPAFLEILEPFGAEIAKAFG, encoded by the coding sequence ATGGCCCACGGCAAGGACAAGGTCGCGGCCGTGCGGGCGGCCTACGTGCATGAGCGGCTGCCCCTGGAGATGGCGGCGGCCAAAGCCGGCGTGTCCACGGCCACGGCCGGCCGCTGGAAGCGCGCGGCGCGCGAGGCCGGCGAGGATTGGGACAAGCTGCGGGCCGCCTGCCTGCTCGCCGGCGACGGCGTGGAGGCGGTGGCCCGGCAGATGCTGGCCGACTACGTGGTGCAGCACAAAGCCATGATGGACGCCATCGCCACGGGCGACATGCCGGCGGCGGCCAAGGTCGATATGCTGGCCAGCCTGGCCGACAGCTTCAACAAGACCATCGCCGCCAGCAAGCGCGTGCTGCCCGAGACGTCCGAGCTGGCCACGGCGCTGGCCGTTCTGGACAAACTCGGCAACTTCATCCGCGACCGCTACCCGCAGCACGGACCGGCGTTCCTGGAGATTCTGGAACCGTTCGGGGCGGAGATTGCCAAGGCCTTCGGTTAG
- the terL gene encoding phage terminase large subunit: protein MARKLKQKDFLAELARLAESMRRTIEAECDGFASDPDASRERRDRVQGDFSFFRHTYFPHYCRYGDSVLHAWLDDTLPALVDRPDGQRLACAAPRGEAKSTIVAMIFVLWCLATGRKRYVILIADAFEQAAALLEAVKAELEANPRLAMDFPEAVGLGRVWNVGVAITATDAKIQAFGSGKRMRGLRHGPHRPDLVICDDLENDENVKSPEQRDKLLGWLQKTVLSLGEAGDTMDVILVGTVLHYDSVLARLLGNRLWRSRKFKAVIQWPDRLDLWDRWEEILLSLGEDAAHAFYEKARAAMEKGAVVSWPSARPLYKLMVKRARDGHAAFDSEQQNDPLAGEDAPFAACLTFWVEHRDDWRYFGAVDPSLGKAGSSRDPSAILIGGYSRERGVLDVVEAAIRKRVPDRIIEDVIAFHERYRCLLWVVEAVQFQEFLRTELIRRAMLRGLAIPARGVVPIADKALRIEAMQPYFAQGRIRLHPSQRALIEQLRHFPKADHDDGPDALEMLWQAAVKGFAAMAFTRVPKAGGRNLIRKGRHDHDDDDA from the coding sequence ATGGCGCGCAAACTCAAGCAAAAGGATTTCCTGGCCGAGCTGGCGCGGCTGGCCGAAAGCATGCGCCGCACCATCGAGGCCGAATGCGACGGCTTCGCCTCGGACCCGGACGCCTCGCGCGAGCGCCGCGACCGCGTGCAAGGCGATTTTTCCTTTTTTCGCCACACCTATTTCCCGCATTACTGCCGCTACGGCGATTCCGTGCTCCACGCCTGGCTGGACGACACCCTGCCGGCGCTGGTGGACCGCCCGGACGGCCAGCGGTTGGCCTGCGCCGCCCCGCGCGGCGAAGCCAAGTCCACCATCGTGGCCATGATCTTCGTGTTGTGGTGCTTGGCGACCGGCCGCAAACGCTACGTGATCCTCATCGCCGACGCCTTCGAGCAGGCCGCCGCGCTTCTCGAAGCGGTCAAGGCGGAGCTGGAAGCCAACCCGCGCCTGGCCATGGATTTTCCCGAAGCCGTGGGCCTGGGGCGCGTCTGGAACGTGGGCGTGGCCATCACGGCCACGGACGCCAAAATCCAGGCCTTCGGCTCGGGCAAGCGCATGCGCGGCCTGCGCCACGGCCCGCACCGGCCGGACCTGGTCATTTGCGACGACCTGGAGAACGACGAGAACGTCAAAAGCCCGGAGCAGCGCGACAAGCTCCTCGGCTGGCTGCAAAAAACCGTGCTTTCGCTTGGCGAGGCCGGGGACACCATGGACGTGATCCTGGTCGGCACGGTGCTGCATTACGATTCCGTGCTGGCCCGGCTGCTCGGCAACCGGCTTTGGCGCTCGCGCAAGTTCAAGGCCGTGATCCAGTGGCCGGACCGGCTCGACCTGTGGGACCGCTGGGAGGAAATCCTGCTTTCCCTGGGCGAGGACGCGGCCCATGCCTTTTACGAGAAGGCCCGGGCGGCCATGGAAAAGGGGGCGGTGGTCTCCTGGCCGTCGGCCCGGCCGCTCTACAAGCTCATGGTGAAGCGCGCCCGGGACGGCCACGCCGCCTTTGACAGCGAGCAGCAAAACGACCCGCTGGCCGGCGAGGACGCGCCCTTTGCCGCCTGCCTCACCTTCTGGGTCGAACACCGCGACGACTGGCGCTATTTCGGGGCCGTGGACCCGAGCCTGGGCAAGGCCGGCTCCAGCCGCGACCCGTCGGCCATCCTCATCGGCGGCTATTCCCGGGAGCGCGGCGTGCTGGACGTGGTCGAGGCCGCCATCCGCAAGCGCGTGCCCGACCGCATCATCGAAGACGTCATCGCCTTCCACGAGCGCTACCGCTGCCTGCTGTGGGTGGTGGAGGCGGTGCAGTTCCAAGAGTTCCTGCGCACCGAACTGATCCGCCGGGCCATGCTGCGGGGCCTTGCCATTCCGGCCCGGGGCGTCGTGCCCATCGCCGACAAGGCGCTTCGCATCGAGGCCATGCAACCCTATTTTGCCCAGGGCCGCATCCGTCTGCATCCTTCCCAGCGCGCGCTCATCGAGCAGCTGCGCCATTTCCCGAAAGCCGACCACGACGATGGCCCGGACGCCCTGGAAATGCTGTGGCAGGCCGCCGTCAAAGGCTTTGCCGCCATGGCCTTCACCCGCGTGCCCAAGGCCGGCGGCCGCAACCTGATCCGCAAAGGACGCCACGATCATGACGACGACGATGCTTGA
- a CDS encoding DUF935 domain-containing protein, which yields MTTTMLDRLRAALAAFKGQARKGMQTAALGALHNDYIASLTGGLTPRRLEALLRAADAGDIVGQHTLFAEIEDRDEHIHAELSKRRRALLSIPWRIDPGKAGGKRAEAVAGAVREQVEAIPDFEDVILDMADAIGHGFACLEFEWTFDGAQHLPAALHHRPQNWFMLADDLATLRLRDDTPEGQELWELGWIIHKHRSKSGMFARAGLFRVLCWTYLLKQYCRGDFSQFLEIHGLPMRLGKYPSTSSDEEQKTLLAALQALGSDAAGIIPEGMDIEFKEAARGSEKPFVAMHDLCETGQSKAILGSTLTTDTKGVGSQALGEIHNEVRLDILASDARQIAGSLTRQLLAPLAFLNEGVSDPALLPRFIFDPSRPEDLEKLAKSLPELATVMDIPIRWAHERAGIPLPEKGEAVLARKDGVTKNDPAEATAALAAAGSDAPRFPDQDAVDATTVPDSTLTALARDLLAPVFAEAANGVAPEALLGKLAELYPKMDTTALEELTARVLFVGELWGRLSAQAEAE from the coding sequence ATGACGACGACGATGCTTGATCGCCTGCGGGCGGCGCTGGCCGCCTTCAAGGGCCAGGCCCGCAAGGGCATGCAAACGGCCGCGCTCGGCGCGCTCCACAACGACTACATCGCCAGCCTGACCGGCGGGCTGACGCCCAGGCGTCTGGAAGCCTTGCTGCGCGCCGCCGATGCCGGCGACATCGTGGGCCAGCACACCCTTTTCGCCGAGATCGAGGACCGGGACGAGCATATCCACGCCGAGCTGTCCAAGCGCCGCCGGGCGCTCCTTTCCATCCCCTGGCGCATCGACCCGGGCAAGGCCGGCGGCAAGCGGGCCGAGGCCGTGGCCGGGGCCGTGCGCGAACAGGTGGAGGCCATCCCGGACTTCGAGGACGTGATCCTGGACATGGCCGACGCCATCGGCCACGGCTTCGCCTGCCTGGAGTTCGAGTGGACCTTCGACGGCGCGCAGCACCTTCCCGCCGCCTTGCACCATCGGCCGCAAAATTGGTTCATGCTGGCCGACGACCTGGCCACCTTGCGCCTGCGCGACGACACGCCCGAGGGACAGGAACTGTGGGAGCTGGGCTGGATCATCCACAAGCACCGCTCCAAGTCGGGCATGTTCGCCCGGGCCGGGCTGTTCCGCGTGCTGTGCTGGACCTACCTGCTCAAGCAGTATTGCCGGGGCGACTTCTCGCAATTCCTGGAAATCCACGGCCTGCCCATGCGCCTGGGCAAGTATCCGTCCACGTCCAGCGACGAGGAGCAAAAGACCTTGCTCGCCGCCTTGCAGGCGCTTGGGTCCGACGCCGCCGGCATCATCCCGGAAGGCATGGACATCGAGTTCAAGGAGGCGGCCCGGGGAAGCGAAAAGCCCTTTGTCGCCATGCACGACCTGTGCGAGACCGGCCAGTCCAAGGCCATCTTGGGCAGTACGCTGACCACCGACACCAAGGGCGTGGGCTCCCAGGCGCTGGGGGAAATCCACAACGAGGTGCGCCTGGACATCCTGGCCAGTGACGCGCGCCAGATCGCCGGCTCGCTCACCCGGCAGCTCTTGGCCCCGCTGGCCTTTCTCAACGAAGGGGTCAGCGACCCGGCCTTGCTGCCGCGCTTCATCTTCGACCCGTCGCGCCCCGAAGACCTGGAAAAGCTGGCCAAATCCTTGCCCGAGCTGGCCACGGTCATGGACATCCCCATCCGCTGGGCGCACGAGCGCGCCGGCATTCCCCTGCCCGAGAAGGGCGAGGCGGTGCTGGCCCGCAAGGATGGAGTCACGAAAAATGACCCGGCCGAGGCCACTGCTGCCTTGGCAGCCGCAGGCAGCGACGCGCCGCGCTTTCCCGACCAGGACGCCGTGGACGCGACCACGGTGCCGGACAGCACCTTGACCGCCCTGGCCAGGGACCTGCTGGCCCCGGTCTTTGCCGAGGCGGCAAACGGCGTCGCCCCGGAGGCGCTCCTCGGCAAGCTGGCCGAGCTGTACCCGAAGATGGACACGACCGCCCTGGAGGAGCTGACCGCCCGGGTGCTGTTCGTGGGCGAGCTGTGGGGGCGACTCTCGGCCCAGGCCGAGGCCGAATAG
- a CDS encoding minor capsid protein: MPKPVSLSFALGLPPADAVAYFESKGYTITFDWHELDQAAHAQAFTVAKAASLDVLADIRAALKTALAEGKTEAWFRKDLEPKLREKGWWGKKKMVAPRTGEERRVQLGSPARLRLIYRQNLQTAFMAGRYKQMLANADARPWWQYVAVLDGRTRPSHKVLADRTFRFDDPFWSSHYPPNGFNCRCRVRALSDSRMQAENVTPESGVGNMVTERVTVPAADGQRLTRPVTGYKVPQSGYVAFTDPGFSANPGASWLGGALDELVRKLDAAPPDLARATVDAMTRGPVLGRWLAKPVGNFPLAVLPAEDAGLIGARAQVARLSPQTAGKQAAKHPELGPEDYRLVQEAVDHGERVQESARKLDYVLDRPGGVLVVVKATVAGEEVYVQSLLRLSGDAAKRERELRRLKKRSAPH; encoded by the coding sequence ATGCCCAAACCCGTTTCCCTGTCCTTCGCCCTGGGGCTGCCGCCCGCCGACGCCGTGGCCTACTTCGAGTCCAAGGGCTACACGATCACCTTCGACTGGCACGAGCTGGACCAGGCCGCCCATGCCCAAGCCTTTACCGTGGCCAAGGCGGCCAGCCTCGACGTGCTGGCCGACATCCGCGCCGCGCTCAAGACCGCCCTGGCCGAGGGCAAGACCGAAGCCTGGTTCCGCAAGGACTTGGAACCCAAGCTCCGCGAAAAGGGCTGGTGGGGCAAGAAAAAGATGGTCGCGCCCCGAACCGGCGAGGAGCGGCGCGTCCAGCTCGGCAGCCCGGCCCGGCTGCGGCTTATCTATCGCCAGAACCTGCAAACCGCCTTCATGGCCGGCCGCTACAAGCAGATGCTCGCCAACGCCGACGCCCGGCCCTGGTGGCAATACGTGGCCGTGCTGGACGGCAGGACACGCCCCTCCCACAAGGTGCTCGCCGACCGCACCTTCCGCTTCGACGATCCTTTTTGGAGTTCGCATTATCCGCCCAACGGCTTCAACTGCCGTTGCCGCGTGCGGGCGCTGTCGGACAGCCGCATGCAGGCCGAAAACGTCACGCCCGAATCCGGCGTGGGCAACATGGTCACCGAGCGGGTGACCGTACCCGCCGCCGATGGCCAACGGCTCACGCGGCCGGTCACGGGCTACAAGGTCCCGCAGTCCGGCTACGTGGCTTTCACCGATCCGGGCTTTTCGGCCAACCCCGGCGCGTCCTGGCTGGGCGGGGCGCTGGATGAGCTGGTGCGCAAGCTCGACGCCGCGCCGCCGGACCTGGCCCGGGCGACCGTGGACGCCATGACGCGCGGCCCGGTGCTGGGCCGATGGCTGGCCAAGCCCGTGGGCAACTTCCCCCTGGCCGTGCTGCCGGCCGAGGACGCCGGGCTTATCGGCGCACGCGCGCAAGTGGCCCGGCTTTCGCCCCAGACCGCCGGCAAGCAGGCGGCAAAGCACCCGGAGCTTGGCCCCGAGGATTACCGGCTGGTCCAGGAAGCCGTGGACCATGGCGAGCGGGTCCAAGAGAGTGCGCGAAAGCTGGATTACGTGCTGGATCGGCCCGGCGGCGTGCTGGTCGTGGTGAAGGCCACCGTCGCAGGCGAGGAAGTGTACGTGCAAAGCCTGCTGCGCCTGAGCGGCGACGCGGCCAAGCGGGAGCGGGAATTGCGGCGGCTCAAAAAGCGAAGCGCCCCGCACTAG
- a CDS encoding phage virion morphogenesis protein, with amino-acid sequence MIEIEVHIDQAQSLLATIIATGRDMTPVTRALAGVLADIPERAFASQSDPVTGEPWAALSPATVAKRGSAQPILQVSGILAGSIQSEAGPDFARVGTADVKAPTHQFGAKKGQYGSTRRGTPIPWGDIPARRFFGIGPEDEAEIEGTALEALQRVLEGR; translated from the coding sequence ATGATCGAGATCGAAGTCCATATCGACCAGGCGCAAAGCCTGCTGGCCACCATCATCGCCACCGGCCGGGACATGACGCCCGTGACCCGCGCTCTGGCCGGGGTGCTGGCCGACATCCCCGAGCGGGCCTTCGCCAGCCAGTCCGACCCGGTCACCGGGGAGCCCTGGGCGGCTCTGTCGCCGGCGACCGTGGCTAAGCGTGGCAGCGCCCAGCCCATCTTGCAGGTCAGCGGCATCCTGGCCGGCTCCATCCAGAGCGAGGCCGGCCCGGACTTCGCCCGGGTGGGAACGGCCGACGTGAAGGCCCCCACGCACCAGTTCGGGGCCAAGAAAGGCCAGTACGGCAGCACGCGCCGGGGAACGCCCATCCCCTGGGGCGACATCCCGGCGAGGCGCTTTTTCGGCATCGGTCCCGAGGACGAGGCGGAAATCGAGGGAACGGCGTTAGAAGCGCTGCAAAGGGTGCTGGAGGGCAGGTGA